A window of Methylobacterium bullatum genomic DNA:
GAACGATCGCGGGTCGTCGCGTCACTCTTGCCTTTCCGGGACGATCGAGGTCTCGGTCATCCTCGCCTCTCGGCCGGACCGGCAGCGGCAGATCATCGACGGACGGGACCCGGATGCGCTTCATCCTTCGTTTCTTCGGCTTCCTGTTCAGCATCGGGGCGATGTTGTTCGTGCTGCTGTCGGCAGCCGGCGCATATTTCTATTACACCTACAGTCAGGATCTGCCCGATCACGCCGCCCTCGCCAACTATGAGCCGCCGGTGATGAGCCGCGTGCACGCGGCGGATGGCAGCCTGCTCGCAGAATATGCCAACGAGCGCCGGCTCTACCTGCCGATCCAGGCGATGCCGAAGATCGTCGTGGCCGCCTTCCTCTCGGCCGAGGACAAGAACTTCTACAAGCATGGCGGCATCGACCCCGAGGGTGTCGTGCGGGCGATCTTGACCAACGCCAAGAGTGGTAAGAAGCAGGGCGCCTCGACCATCACACAGCAGGTGGCAAAAAACTTCCTGCTCACCAACGAGCAGACCTTCGATCGCAAGATCAAGGAGGCCTTGATCGCTCTGCGGATCGAGTCGGCCTACTCCAAGGACAAGATCCTCGAACTCTACCTCAACGAAATTTTCCTCGGCACCATCGTGCCAGGCCGCAACCTGCACGGGGTCGCCGCCGCTGCGCTCGATTATTTCGGCAAGTCCGTCCACGAGTTGACGATCAACGAAGCGGCCTATCTGGCCGCGCTGCCGAAGGGCCCCAACAACTATCATCCCTATCGCCAGACTCAGAAGGCCCTCGACCGCCGCAACGAGATCATCGGCCTGATGGCCGTGAACGGCTACATCACTAAGGAAGAAGGAGAAGCCGCGCGTAAGATGCCGCTCGGCGTCAACCCGCGCGTCGCCTTCGCCAACGCCGCCAATGCCAACTACTTCACGGAAGAGGTCCGTCGCGAGATCACGGAACGCTACGGTGAGAAGAAGCTCTATGAGGGCGGGCTCTCCGTGCGCGCCACCCTCGATCCGAAGATGCAGGCCTGGGCGCGCAAGGCACTCGTGGATGGCCTGATCCGTTACGATCAATCTCACGGATGGCGGGGAGCTCAGGCGAAGGTCGATCTCGTCGGCCGCGATTGGGGTCTCGCCGTGGCCGAAGTGCCGGGCCTCGGTGACGTCCAACCTTGGCGCCTCGCCGTCGTCCTGAGCACGACGGGAGGCGTGGCTCAGATCGGCTTGCAGCCCCGCCGCGAGGCATCCGGTCAAGTCTCGAAGGAGCGTGAGACCGGCACTATCGCCGCCGACGGTACTCGCTGGACCGGACGCTCGCCATCGGCAGCGCTCAATGCCGGCGATGTCATCTATGTCGAGGCCATTGACGGGGGGCGCGGACAGTACCGGCTGCGCCAGCGTCCGGAGGTCTCCGGCGCCATCGTCGCCATGGATCCCTATACCGGACGCGTCCACGCCATGGTCGGGGGATTCTCCTATGACGAGAGCCAGTTCAACCGTGCGACGCAGGCCCAGCGTCAGCCGGGCTCGTCATTCAAGCCGATCGTCTATTCGGCCGCCCTCGACAACGGTTACACGCCCTCATCGATCGTACAGGACTCGCCGATCACCATTGAGGCCGGTCCCGGCCAGGAAGCGTGGTCTCCGTCGAACTACGACGGCAAGGCGGGTGGCCCGCACACGCTCCGCTACGGGATCGAGCATTCGAAGAACCTGATGACCGTGCGGCTGGCCAAGGATGTCGGCATGCCGCTCATCGCCGAATACGCCCGCCGCTTCGGTGTCTACGACGATATGCTCCCGGTCCTGCCCATGTCGCTCGGGGCGGGCGAAACGACCGTCATGCGCATGGTCACCGCCTATTCCATGCTCGCCAATGGCGGCCGCCGTATTCGCCCGACCCTCATCGACCGCATCCAGGATCGTGTTGGCGAAACCATCTACAAGCATGACAACCGCAAGTGTCTCGGCTGCGACGCTGAAAAGTGGTCCGGCCAGGACGAGCCGAAGCTGGTGGATGATTCGGAGCAGGTCCTCGATCCACTTACTGCCTACCAGATGGTCTCGATCATGGAAGGCGTCGTCCAGCGCGGCACCGCGACATTGCTGAAGCAGATCGGCAAGCCCCTCGCCGGCAAGACCGGCACGACGAATGACGCCAAGGACGCGTGGTTCGTCGGCTTCTCGCCGGACCTCGCGGTCGGGGTCTATATCGGCTTCGACAAGCCGCGCTCGCTCGGCGACCGCGCCACAGGTGGCGGTCTCGCGGCGCCTGTCGCCCTCGACTTCCTGAAACAGGCTCTCAAGGACAAGCCGCCGACACCGTTCCGTGTGCCGCCCGGCATCAAGCTGATCCGCGTCAACGTCGCCTCCGGCATGCGCGCCGGCTCCGGCGAAGGCTCCGGTACGATCTTAGAGGCGTTCAAGCCAGGCACCGCCCCGCCTGACGCTTACGTCGCGGCGCCCGCAGCTCCCGCCGCCGTACCGGCGGACGCCGACCGTGCCGCCCAGGCTGGTGGATTGTACTGAGAGGGAGCTCTGCAGGTATCCCATCGCGGGTCATCGGGCGCTGTCGCGCTCGATGACCCGGGCGCCGCAGGAAGCCGAATCGTTCATGGAGCCGTTGACCAGGAAGCGAGACCCCGTCCCCGGCTTTGGGCTCTATACGAATCCGGGGGTCTCCGGGGTGACGGGAGCGCCCTCCTCAAAAGGAAGCCCGCACGCCTCCGAAGAAGCTGCGACCGACGCCGGGGTAGAAGGCGGTCGGATTGCCGCCCATCGTTACTGCATTGTTCACCACCGCCACGTCAGAGACGTAACGTGTATCGGCGAGATTGCGGGCGTCGAGGAACACCGACACCCCGTTCGAGAAGTCGATGCCGGTTTGGACGTTGACCAGGGCGTAGCCGGGCACCCGCAGAGTGTTGGCGTGATCCGAAAAGGCGCCTTGCGGGACCCAATCCACTGAGGGGCTGAGGTGGAAGCCGCTCGGGTGGGTGTAAGTGACTACGCTGCGCAGCACGTCCCGCGGGATGCCGGCGATTTGATTGTCGCTAAAGACCGGATCGCCGACGAAGCGAAAGTCGTTGTGCGTCCAGACCTGCGACGCCGAGATTTGGTCGCCGACTCCGGTCAGGTCACGGATAAGGTCGAGGGAAACGGCCGCCTCGACGCCCTGATGGATCGTGCGCGGCGAATTGAAGGTCGCCGCAGGGATATTGCGACCCGGATCGACAGAAAAGTTGATGAGCTCGTCCCGGACTTCCGAGCGATAGAGCGTCATGTCCCATGCGAGCCGCTCAAGGCGGCCACGTGTACCAGCCTCGTAGGTCCAGGCCCGCTGGGCCTGAAGTGGCACGAATTGCGTCGTCGTACCAATCGTTTGGGTCAGGTCGGTGAAGTCCGGCACGTCGCGGGAGCGGGCGACGTCGGCGAAAACTTGGATGTCGGGTAGCGGTTGCCAGATCAGGCCGAGCTTTGGGTTGATCCCCTGATAGGTCCGGTTGTCGAATTTCACCGCCGGGTTTGGGCCGAAGCCGCCCTTGTCGCTATAGGTCCGGTTCGAGGAGAACGCCTTCGCCCCTGTCATCAGGGCGACATCCGGAAGGAACCAGAACCGGTTCTCGCCATAGGCCTCGTAATTCGATGAGCTCTGCAGCGCGTTCAAGGTCTGCGCGCCGCGCTGTCCGGCGACGTTTTGGAACTGCAGCGCCGAGTTCTGGCCGGCGAAGGCACGTAGGCCGAGGATCGTGTCGTTGCGGTATCCGCCGATGTCGAACGTGCCGGCCCAATGCGGGGAGATGCCGTAGGTCCAGCCGTCTTGGTCGATGACCTGAAAGATCGGGTGATAAAGCGATTTGTGAATCGCCCAGGTATCGATGTCGAGCTTGCCCACATCGAGGGCGAACGAGGTCCGGTTGGCGACCCGCTCAGCCTCGACCTTTCGTGATTGATTACCCGAAATGGCGCTTGGATTGGCCATGGTCGGGTTGGTGAGCGCGTTGAAGAGTGTGAGCGTTCCGGGCAGCTTCTGATCGGTGAGATAGATGCCGACGTAGAACCGCGTCTCGACACCGGGTGCGAGCTGGGAGCCGACATTGGCATTGAAATTCTGGGTCCGCTGGGTTTCGTGATCGCGAAAACCATCGGAATTGGTCAGCGTGCCACTCACGAGGAAATCGGCCGGGCCGGAGATCCGCGAGAACTGGAAGTGCTCGCGGATCGTGCCGAAGCTGCCGCCATCGACGCGCAGGGTGTTTGGCGCGAAGGCCGTCTGCGCGGTGGGCGTGACAAAGTCGATCGCGCCGCCCAGGGTGGTCGCACCGAAGGTGAGCGCGTTGCCGCCCTTATAAACCTCGACCAAGCGCAGAGCGAGCGGATCGATCTGGTAGAAGTCGCCGCTGCCGTCCGCTGAGTTCACCGGGATGCCATCCTGCAGCAGTTCCAATCCACGCAGATGGAAACCGCGCGAAATGCCCGAGCCGCGCACCGACAGGCGCATTTCCTGACCGTAGCGCTGCTGCACGAACACGCCGGGCGTGTCCTTCAGGACGTCGCGTAGGGTATTGGCGTAGCGATTCTGGAAGTCCTTGGCATCGACGAAAGCCACCGAACCGACAGTGGCGTTCACCGCATTCCGCTGTGCGGCAACGCTCGGTACTGTAAGTGAACCGGACATTGCCCCTTGGACGCTGAGTTCGGGCAGTTCTGCATTCGCCACGCCCTGAGCGAAGGCGGATGTGGAGGAGAGGAGGATGAGCGCGAACGCCCCCGGAAGACGTGACGACGGCATGGCAGGAAGCTCCGGATCCCGCGCCCTGAAACACTCCGCCGGATCGAGGCAGAGGAGCGGCGGGTCCTGAAAGAGAAAGGGAGTGCGCGCTCGGCGGAACCGCCAAAGCGCGAAGCCGGTCCGAAATCGGACGCTCAGTGCTGGTGTTGTCCGGCCGCCGGCTCGCCCGCTGCGGACGCGTTCGGTGCCCTGGCGCCAATGGGCGCGACGGCGAAGGTGACCGGTACTGTGCCCGCGCGCTCGAACACCAAATTCCCCGAGATCGATTCGCCGACTTTTGGCGATGCCTTCAGCCCCTCGAACATCAGGTGATAGCTGCCGGGCTTCAACTCCACGGTCTCGCCGGGCTTGAGCAGGAGTCCACCTTCCAACACGGCCATCTTCATCACCCCGCCATCCATCGTCATGGAATGGATAGACCCGGATGCAGCGACGGGGATGGAGGCGGAGATCAACTTGTCCGCCTGTCTGCCGGTATTGCTGATTCGGACATATCCACCAGCCACGGTGGCGCCGCCGGGAGTGGCGCGCATCCACGGCGTATCGATGGTGAGATCGCCGGCCTTGATCTGGCCCGAGGGGGATGACGCCGCGCGCGACGGTGCCAGGGCCTGAGCCGCGACGATGGTGACGCCCGGTGCGGGGGATTTCAGCGCATGGGCGTACTGCCCCGGCGCGGGAATGTCGCTCCAGCGATGATTGCCATTCGTGCAATCCTGCTCGACCGGGAAGTACACGGTCTCGCCGGGCACGAACGCATCGGAGATGCGGGCAAGGAAGGTGAACTCGTCGACCTGATCGTCCGGCAATTGGCCACCACTCCAGGTGATGGTCTTCACCCCTTTGGAAATGTCGCCGTGATAATAGGAATAGGGCTTGGCGTAGGGTCCTATTTCCGTTGTCACCGTCCAGCCCGGCTTCGGCATCGGCTTAGCGCCGATCACACCCTCAGGAATCGTGACGCTCACCCGATTGGTCGGTTCGCCGTTGCACCCATGGGTGACTTGGACCGCGCCGCGATAGCTCGCGTTCGGGCTTGCCTCCTTCCGCTCCATCGTGGCGTGAGAGAAGGCAGCGCCGGTAGGGATGGTAACGAGGAGCGCCGCGGCAAGCTCCGACCACAAGATCCGTTTCATGATGAATGTCCGTGTCTGAAGGAATCGAGGCATCGAATCGCTTCAGGCGGCGGGCGGACCTCGCGGATGGGGAAGAGAACCCGGTGGCCCGCGTGCACCGAGGTAGGCTACGTCGCGCCAGACCAGATGGATGACGGACGGGGCCGGCCAGACGATCGCGCTGGACGCGAGCACCGGTTGATCAGCCAAGACGGTCGCGACTGCCGACGTGCAACAAAGCTTGTGACCGACGTGGGACGAACCGTCTGGCTGCCGCGCGGCGAATTCGCCGTCCATCAGGCCGGAACAGATCGGATCGGCGTGACCAGCCGCGGGCAGCGGCATCAGGGTCGCGAGGAAGATTTGCAGCACGAACGCATAGAGCGCGATCACCGCCGTGATCACGCGCCCGCCGCCCGCCGCTGAATCTCCCGACATCATGCATTCAGCGCTTACCCCAACGGACATAATCCCGCCATACCGTCGACGGGGCGTGGCTCAATGATGTTGCATGTGCGCTGCAGTACAGGACAAGCCGAGATTTCATCAGACGGCGCCACATTCTAGCCCGGACCGCATGACTTCTTAACCGTGCCCCGACACGTTCGCGGCACAGGACTTTCGGTGGCCGTTCTCAATCACGGCCATGCCCCGACGGCCTCGTGCCGCTTCACAGGTCAGATCAGAGTTTCCGTCCGATGCTGAAACAGGCTTACCCCATCCGCTCATTGGGTCTCGCACTCCTTGCCGGTGTCGCCGCCTTCGCCCAAACCGCCTCGGCACGGGAACAAGCCGGTTTCGCCCAGGCCGAATGGGCGCAGGATTACGCTGCGCCTTCGACGATGCAGGTGCAGCGTTCCTCTACGCCGATCCTGTCGCCGCAGACGATTGCGGCCACGGAACAGATGGTCGAGCGCTACAAGGACATCGTGGCGCGCGGCGGCTGGAGACCGGTCTCCGGCGCCGAGCGCCTGCGCATCGGCGGGAAGGGGCCGGCAGTGGCGGCGCTGCGCCAGCGCCTCACGGTGACGGGAGACCTCGACTCCGCCTCAGGTGGATCGAACGTCTACGATTCCTATGTGGCCGCCGGCGTGAAGCGCTTCCAGGCTCGGCATGGCTTGAGTCAGACCGGCTCCATGAGCCCGGCCACCCAGCAAGCCATGAACGTCTCGGCCGACATTCGCCTGAAGCAGCTTGAGGTGAATGCCGTCCGCCTGCGCTCGTATTCGGGCAACCTCGGCAACCGCTTCGTCATCACCAACATTCCCGCCGCCCTGGTCCAGACAGTGGAGAATGGCCAGGTCGTGACCCTGCACGCCGCCGGCGTCGGCAAGATCGATCGCCAATCGCCGATCATGAACACCAAGGCGACGCAGATCAATTTCAACCCCTTCTGGACGGTTCCGGCTTCCATTGTGAAGAAGGACCTCATTCCCAAGATGCAGAAGGACCCGAACTACCTCACCGAGAACAAGATCCGCATCTTCACCGGCGAGACGGAGATTTCGCCGGCCTCTGTGAATTGGAATTCGGACGAGGGCACGCGCTACCGCTACCGTCAAGATTCGGGGGCCGACTTCAACTCGATGGGCATCGTGCGCATCAATATCCCGAACCCCCACGGCGTGTTCATGCACGATACGAACTCCAAGGGCGTGTACGGCGACGACTTCCGCTTCATCTCCTCGGGCTGCGTCCGTGTGCAGAACGTGCGTGAGTACATCACATGGCTCCTCAAGGACACGCCCGGCTGGGGCCGCGACCAGGTCGAGCAGGCCATCGAGAGCGGCAAGCGCGTCGACGCAACCCTGAGCACCCCCGTGCCGGTTTACTGGACCTACATCACCGCTTGGGCGACCCCGGACGGCTCGGTGCAGTTCCGCGACGATATCTACAAGCGCGACGGCGTGAACGTTCCTTCGACCCTCTCGGCCCCGACTCCCGTGGCCAGCGCCGAGCAGGTACCAAGCTTCGAGCCGGGCGACGAGGAGAACTGATTTCTGGAAGCGACAATCGCAGCCGGAACATGGGCGAGATTCGGCATCGGGTCTCGCCCAAGTCGTCATGGAGGGAGCAAACCGATCATCCGAGCGTTGCGAGGCGTTCTTCGCCTTCTGCGGCGTACAGCGTGGTTCAGGCCGCCACGAGGATGGAGCGGATGCAGTTGGTACGAGATCCTTTCAGCTAGAGAAACGACCGGACCGTCCCACCATTCGCGGATGATCGCCCGATCATCATTTTCGACGGGCATTGTGCGCTTTGTGTCGGCTGGATCCGCTTCATCAAGCAGCTCGATCACGCCAAACGACTCCGCTTCCTGCCGGCTCAGTCAGCACTGGGACGAGCACTCTACGCACATTACGGCCTCGATACCGATAGATTGAAGACGAACATCCTGCTGTCCGAGGGACGGGCTTGGTTCAAGCTGAAGGGATCGATACGGATGGCCAGAAGTCTCGGCTTTCCCTGGTCCTTGGCTGCGATGCTGCTGCTCATTCCGTCGCGCGGACAGTCGGCATTGTACGATCTCATAGCCAAGAGCCGCTTCGTGCTATTCGGGCGGGAAGACCTCTGCCATAGGCCTGCCCCTACCGACGCGGATCGTTTCCTGGCCTGAATGGCCGACACTGGCTCGGCGAGCACCAGATCTCCCTTACCAGGAGCCGGCGCGGTTGCTTCCACGCTCGAGCGCGAAATCTGCGACGCAAAGCTGCAGGCCGCGACTTGGCTGTCCCTGCAACGCCGTATGCCCCCTGGCATTCACCATCGTGAATACCGAATGCACAGAAATTTTTTTGGCCGAGGCTACAAATTAGCTGTGCTTGGCCTCGCTCGCCGGCCCGTGTAGTAAATTGCATATCGAGCGTCCGCCTGCTTAACGCCAGCGGATAACGGACGCCTTCGCCCGTTCAACAATCGAGGCTTTCCATGAGCGCCGGTACCGCTGCCGACAAGCACTTCTCGAATTCCTTTTTCAATGCGTCCCTGGCCGACGCCGATCCGGAAGTGGCCAAGGCCGTCAGCCAGGAACTCGGCCGGCAGCAGCACGAGATCGAGCTGATCGCCTCCGAGAACATCGTCTCCAGGGCTGTGCTGGAGGCCCAGGGGTCGGTCCTCACCAACAAGTACGCGGAAGGCTATCCCGGCCGTCGCTATTATGGTGGCTGTCAGTTCGTCGACATCGCCGAGAACCTCGCCATCGAGCGCGCCAAGCGCCTGTTCGATTGTGGCTTCGCCAATGTGCAGCCGAATTCGGGCAGCCAGGCGAACCAGGGCGTGTTTATGGCCCTCATGCAGCCGGGCGACACCTTCCTCGGCCTCGATCTCGCCGCCGGCGGCCACCTCACCCACGGCGCTCCCCCGAACGTCTCGGGAAAGTGGTTCAAGCCGGTCTCCTACACCGTGCGCCGCGATGACCAGCGCATCGACATGGAGCAGGTCGAGGCACTCGCACACGAGCACAAGCCCAAGGTGATCATCGCCGGCGGCTCGGGCTATCCGCGCCACTGGGACTTCGCCAAGTTCCGTGAGATCGCCGATGCCGTCGGCGCCTACTTCTTCGTCGACATGGCCCATTTCGCGGGCCTCGTGGCGGCTGGCGTCCACCCGTCGCCGTTCCCGCACGCCCACGTGGCCACCACCACCACCCACAAGACTCTGCGCGGCCCGCGCGGCGGTATGATCCTGACCAACGACGAGGCGCTCGCCAAGAAGTTCAACTCGGCGATCTTCCCTGGCCTCCAGGGCGGTCCGCTCATGCACGTCATCGCCGGCAAGGCCGTTGCTTTTGGTGAAGCGCTTAAGCCCGAGTTCAAGATCTACGCCAAGCAAGTCATCGAGAACGCCAAGGCCCTCGCCGACACTCTGATCACGGGCGGCTACGACATCACCTCGGGCGGAACCGACAACCACCTGATGCTTGTAGACCTTCAGAAGAAGGGTCTCACAGGCAAGGCGGCGGAGGCGGCCCTCAGCCGCGCCGACATCACCTGCAACAAGAACGGTGTCCCGTTCGATCCGCAGAAGCCCACCATCACCTCGGGCATCCGCCTCGGCACCCCGGCAGGCACCTCGCGCGGCTTCGGCGTCGCCGAGTTCAAGCAGATTGGCGGCTTCATCGTGGAAGTACTCGACGGTCTGGTGGCCAAGGGCGATGCGGGCGATCCGGCCATCGAGGCCGCGGTCAAGGATAAAGTCCACGCCCTGACCCACCGATTCCCGATCTACGGCTGAGATATTCGACGGCGGGTGCATCCGCCGTCACCGACATGATAGAGACGGCCGCGGATCACCATATCCGCGGCCGTTCTCGTTTCCTCACCAACCATGCAGGTATCCGCCCGATGCGGTGTCCCTATTGCGGCGGTCCCGACACCCAGGTGAAGGACTCGCGCCCCAGCGACGATTCTGCCGCGATTCGACGCCGTCGGGTCTGCCCGGATTGCGGAGGCCGCTTCACGACCTTCGAGCGGGTGCAGTTGCGCGAACTCACCGTGCTCAAGCGCTCGGGCAAGCGCGTCCCGTTCGATCGTGACAAGTTGCAGCGCTCCATCGGCGTGGCCCTGCGGAAGCGCCCTGTGGACCCGGAGCGGATCGAGCGACTGGTCAGCGGCATCACCCGGCAGCTGGAAAGCGGCGGCGAGGCCGAGATCGCCAGCGAGGCGATCGGCGAACTGGTGATGGAGGGGCTCAAAGGTCTCGACGACGTGGCCTATGTCCGCTTCGCCTCGGTGTACAAAAATTTCCGCGAGGCCAGCGATTTCAAGGCGTTGCTCGGCACCTTGGGGGAGACCTCCGGCATTGCGCCACTGCAGGTCGAAGAGGCGAGCGATGAAGCCCCTCTCAGTGAGGTCCTGCCCAGTGCAAGTCCGCCAACCAAACATCCGTCGAAACGCGCAACGCGGGTGCGGTCATGAATGCATCTGAGGCGAACACCGACCAAGATCGTTGCTTCATGCGACTCGCCCTGGCGACGGGCAGGCGAAATCTCGGGCGGACCTGGCCGAATCCGTCAGTCGGTGCGGTTGTGGTCGCGGGGGAGACGGGCAGAGAACGCGTTATTGCTCAGGGCGTGACGGCTCCAGGGGGGCGCCCGCATGCCGAGCCTCTCGTTCTCGCCCTGGCCGGCGAGGACGCGCGTGGGGCAACACTTTACGTCACGCTCGAACCCTGCTCACATCATGGAGCCACCCCTCCTTGCGTCGACGCCATCATCGCGTCGGGGATCACCCGCGTCGTCACTGCGATAGAGGATGCGGATTCCCGAGTAGCGGGTAGGGGCCATGCGCGCCTCGCCCAGGCGGGTATCGCCGTGACGCAGAATGTGCTCCGGCACGAGGCCGCAAGGGATCATCGCGGCCATTTCACCCGCGTCACGAAGGGGCGCCCTAGCCTGCATCTCAAGCTCGCCCGCACCCAGGACGGCTTTGCGTCTGGCGCGCCGGACGAGCGCCTGCGCATCACCGGTCCCATCGCCGATGGCGCGGTCCATCTGTGGCGCGCCCATGCCGACGCAATTCTCGTCGGGATTGGCACGGCAAGATTGGACGACCCATCGCTGACAGTACGGCTGCCCGGCCTGTCGCAGCGATCGCCGCTGCGCATTGTCCTTGATTCGATGCTGCGTCTGTCGCCGGCCTCGCATCTTGTGCGTAGTGCACGCGACATCCCGACTCTGGTGATGACGACACGGTCGGCCCCGATTCATGCCAAGCGGATGCTGGCATCCTTCGGCGTCGAGACGATCCAGGTCGCAGCGTGTTCGAGTGGCCGGATTGACCTGTCCGCCGCGCTCGCACGTCTGGCGGAACACGGACTGACACGAATCTGCTGCGAAGGCGGTCCGCACCTTGCCGATTCCCTGGCGGCCGCCGATCTGGTCGACGTCTGCACCCTCGTTACAGGCCCGCGCGCTATCGGTGGAGGAGGCCTGCCGGCCGTCGGTGAGGCGTTGAAGGCCCGCCTGCAAGAGTCCAGCTTCGGCGTCGCCGAGACTCGCGCGTTCGGACCGGACCAGTCTGTCACCTACGAACGGAGCGTCTAGATGTTCACCGGCCTCGTCAGCGATGTAGGAACGGTCCTCAGCGTCGAGGGGGATGAGCGTCTGCGCCGCATTCATATCCGATCCTCCTACGATCCCGCGACCATCGCGCTTGGTGCGTCGATTGCATGTTCCGGCCCCTGCCTCACCGTGGTGGCGATCGAGTCAGACCCCAGGGGCTGTATCTTTTCTGTCGATGCAGCCGCAGAAACTCTCGCGCGGACCACCGTCGTTGGCTGGGCTGAGGGCACGCGGCTCAACCTCGAACGTTCGCTGAAGATTGGCGATGAGCTCGGCGGCCATCTTGTCACCGGGCATGTGGACGGAGTGGCAGAGATCGTTGCCCGCGAGAGCGTGACCGGTGGCACCGGCGATCCACAATGGTCGCCGAGCGACCGTTTTCTTCTGCGCGGACCGTCGTCCGTGTCGCGCTTCATCGCGGAGAAGGGGTCGGTCTGCCTCGACGGCACGTCGCTGACCGTCAATTCCATCGATGGCGACCATTTTTCGGTCCTTCTCATCCCCCACACCCTGGAGGTGACGACCTGGGGTGAGCGCCGAATCGGCGACCGGCTGAATCTCGAGGTCGACCTCATCGCCCGCTACGCGGCCCGGCTGTTCGAGAAGCGTGCCTCATGATGCGCTATCTTGTGATACCGCACCCTTCGGTCTATCGCTCGCCGAGCGACCGCCAAGTCGCCGACCTACGTTCCTGACGCAGTCGGTCGCAAGATTTCGAACCGGGCCAACCCGGTCGTACTGGGTGGTGACGCCAACGATCCGCGCTCGAGGCTCACTCGTCACGTCGGTGCCGATGTCGCCCTCCGCCACTACAGACAAGGCCCACGATGGTTTCGCCTTCACCAGCCGCTCGCCCGGCCCCCCCCACGAACGTAAAGGGCGCGCGTGTCCTCGTGGTGGAAGCGCGCTACTACGACGACATATCCGATGAACTCCTCGCTGGCGCGCAGGGTGCGCTCGACGCGGCGGAAGCGGAGGGTGTCGTCGTAACAGTGCCGGGTGCTCTCGAGATTCCCGCAGCCATAGCGATCCTGGTGGAGGAGGCAGCTCGCGCGGGGCAGCCCTACGACGCCGCCGTCGCCCTTGGCTGCGTCATTCGTGGTGAAACCGGCCATTACGACATCGTGGCAACCGAGAGCGCGCGAGCACTCATGGATTTGTCGGTGATCGGGCGACTGCCCCTCGGAAACGGCATTCTGACGGTGGAAACGATGGAGCAGGCACTCGCCCGCGCTCGCGTTTCCGACCTGAACAAGGGTGCGGGCGCCGCGGATGCGGCCTTGGCCGTGCTGGCGCTGAAACGCGCTGCAGCCGCCGCACCCGTGGGAGAGGATTGAGAAGCCCATGGC
This region includes:
- the ribE gene encoding Riboflavin synthase, yielding MFTGLVSDVGTVLSVEGDERLRRIHIRSSYDPATIALGASIACSGPCLTVVAIESDPRGCIFSVDAAAETLARTTVVGWAEGTRLNLERSLKIGDELGGHLVTGHVDGVAEIVARESVTGGTGDPQWSPSDRFLLRGPSSVSRFIAEKGSVCLDGTSLTVNSIDGDHFSVLLIPHTLEVTTWGERRIGDRLNLEVDLIARYAARLFEKRAS
- the ribH1 gene encoding 6,7-dimethyl-8-ribityllumazine synthase 1; translation: MVSPSPAARPAPPTNVKGARVLVVEARYYDDISDELLAGAQGALDAAEAEGVVVTVPGALEIPAAIAILVEEAARAGQPYDAAVALGCVIRGETGHYDIVATESARALMDLSVIGRLPLGNGILTVETMEQALARARVSDLNKGAGAADAALAVLALKRAAAAAPVGED